AGTTTTGACTAGCATTTGTATGGGAGAAAGGAGCATAATAGCATTAGTGTAAGTTTTGTCGCTTCGAAAGAGTTTCTGCACACAGAAAAACGCCTTAACAAAATCAAACTGTCATGCGAATTGCATAAATTGGAACGTGATATTGAAAAACCGCcaaaacgcctaaaagtatgcaatttgtatTAGAACTCTTTTACTAGTGAGTTTAAGTATATTCTACAACATAAACCTGGCTCTATGCAAGAGTTTCTTTCAAAGGAATTAATGTGGCAAAATTTAATATATagctttcaatttaaattccaCACATGATACTTATTACTATTTGATGacaatttcaaacacacacattcggaGAAATTTGGATGTTTGTCTCGTTTGCAACTGACATCAAGCCGGACGTCCCATCATGCCGGACAGAAGTAGTTTTCGTCGGTTTTGGAGAAACAATTTTCCTCTTGACCAAACACCAACCACCAACGAAATTGCGTTCGGTCAGAAGTTGTGATCTCTTGAGGAAGTCTCGTCACCCGTAGCAGGACACACGTCTACCAAGGTCCATGTAACGCTATAATTGACTTCCGTCATTCCATCTGTGCGTTGGCTCATACCAGCATGGCTCACCATGCGTTTTGGGGTTCACAATTTCAGTACATTATCCTAAAACCCGGAACGAACGCTACCCGGTATACCCGACAACACGCCCCGCCACGCCCCCCCAGTGTCTCTGTCGGCAAATAAATACATCCTTCAAACGGAATCTTTAACTTAACTCTTCCTCGTTTCGGCGAAACCCAGCCCGGCAAACCCGAAGCGTACCGGTGGGAATTCTAGCCAATGCCCAGGGAAAAAAGGATCCGAAGGAACATGTTTAACTTTCGCAGCTTGTCAGCATCGGTCGCCGATCGGTATGACCTTACAAAACATTGGCGAACGTTCGTAGGAATGTCCCTGGTCGCGTTTGGTCGACCAGGAAGCTAATTTCGGAGGTAGTCTAACATGTCCAGTTGCCGATAAAGAGTTCCACGCATCTGGCCTTTCCGATCCTTAATTCGGCCGTCTGTATGAACCTAGCAGTGGGAATCAGTAAATTGAGATTTATGGACTCGGTGACTCTGCGTTCGGTCGGACGGCGACAGTAAGACAATTTTTCGTTTCAACCAAACTCGGCCGAAAAATTACCCAATTCCAAATCCCAGCCCAAGTATCGTTTCGACTCGGGGGCCACGTAATGGACGCGCGGTTCGGTGAGCGACAAAAaggttataaaattatttattatcctTATTACTTTTATGTGCCCACGAAAATGAGACGCCGGCATCGGCTGCTTACCGGCTGGAACGCTGGTTTAAAGACTGGGGTGGTTGGTTTTCCCTTTTGAAGATGTACGCCGCAAGGACGCTTCGTGCGAAAAACCGGACCGCGGGTAAAAAGGTCATCCCGTTGGGCAGgagggaaaaggggtgggatgggttttattttaaaataaatttaatgttaAAGGGTTCACCCGACATACGGCCAGCAGGTTCGTTCGGCGGCACGGTTCCATATGGTCTCCGAGTGTGCGTAAGTATGGGAGCTAACGAGGTGGGAGTGTTGTGTGTCCGATGGCAGTGTCATGTAGTGTGTTTTGCCATCGTTTTCGAATTTACACGGAGCTTTCGGTGGTTTTTTGGGAGGGATACTTTTCGGCTAGTAATAGCTAACGCGTATTGGTCTGTACCCGGGGTGGATTTTAGGCACAAGCTTGATGGAAAGGAGCACTATGGGGTGTGGGAGGTGAAAGGGTTTATTGATATGGGACGCGCCATCCATTAGGCTGATAACGAGTTTTGATGACCGAATAAAAACTGTCCCATTGCGCCACCGGTAGGTAGGTGAAATGCGGTTTTTTCTCCGAAGATGGTCGGTTTTTATGTGCTCGTATGGTATTCATTCACCAGGTTAAAGTGCACGTAATGACGTGAAAGTGGTCTTGGTTTTGGTGGTTTTGCTTTGAGCTGAATAGAAAAGGGGgagtgatggtgatgatctAAAGGACCATGTTTAGGTTAGATTGCAGACTTCTTCTGGTACTAATAGGGGAGAGCTGTAGGATATAAAGAAAAGTAGGACAAAATACGAGACTTTCTTgtgaggttttattttatacagctttttaagtaaataaattgatgTATGAGAACCTTTGAAGAAGTAATGTAAGCCTAGTATTTGATTGCAGTCAAAGTAAAATGTTCTCTCTTATTCGacttaatttatgcaaaaataatcttaaaaaatatttttcagcgATCTTCTGCCACCTTGCAGGCCATGAAGCACAAAATTTTCTTATGTTTAGAGGCTGGAATGTTGTTAGCTCTTCTTATAAACTGCCGTTTCATTGAATTTTTATCCTAATAGGATGATTTGGAAGGAAATATCGGTGTTTCTGTTTGACTGGTATCGCCTCATGAAATGCAATCATTTTCCTATGTCGTCTCCTAAATGAGGAATATCCGATTGTAATGCTAAAAGCACTTCTcatgtttaagaaaaaaaaaagatctccAAAACTACCATCTGATTATCTCACAACTGCTGGTTTGaggaaacaaaagaagaacacCTCTACAAGCGATACAATCGAGATACCCAAAAACAGCGCTATCAGCCCTCCGAAATCGCCCACAAAATCTAGCACACTGTACCGAACACTTCGCACAAGCGGATAGAAGTGATCCTCGGCAAATTCTACTACCAGCTGAGAGGTTAAACCTTCCGTAACGTTCGAATCCATTGACCACGGTTCGACAGCGACCGTGTACGAGCTAGCTTCCGCTCTGTACCGAAAATCCACACAAGCAGGCAAACAGTTACATAGCCGCTGGAAGAACTGTGACCTGGGGATATTTTCTGCCCGCAACTGTCCTCCAACGATCTTATCCAGCACATCGTACGGTCGAAAGTTGGTGGTACTGTTGCAGAGATTCATCGCATGACTCCGGGGCATGTGATCCAGCACGCAACCTCTCTTGTCCAGGAAGTACTGCGTATGACACTCCATCTCACAATTGCTCTGCGTGTAGATGGAAAACAGTTTAAGTGGATTCTGTACCTGCGATGTACAGCCCGTAGTTGGTGAGGTAAAGTAGCGGAGGTAGCGCTGTGATCGCACAAGTTTGGGAAAAACTCGTAACTGCACTACGGAGCCGAGTGGGATCACAGTAGGGTTTACTGGTTTGTACGGAAAATCGATCGGCGAATGAACGAAAGCTTCTAGCGATGGTGTGGCACAATCGGAAAGCGTTTCGTTCTGCTCGTTGGAGATCGTGATCTTCAGACGATACCGGCCGGACATGTCTTGTGCTGCACGGGGATACTGTTTCACCAGCACGCTAGTAATGATTTGTAACCCTCGAAGAAAGTCCCAGTTTTCGGTTGGTCTTGATGCGTTTGAGAGTTCCTTCACGTTGACCAAGCTGCAAAAACAGTTTTCATTAGCGTAAATTCCTACGAGAGAAGCTTAGTAGTAGTATAGGAGTTATGTACTTGTTCGCCTTGAAGATTCGCTCTCCTGCAACTGCGTTGAACGTGTAGCAGATGCCTCGCTCCGTGCGCACTGCGTCCAGCAGCTTATCACACTCATTCCAGCACACATCCTGCCAACAAATCATCTCACAGAATTGCTCCAACCGCAACGACTCACTGACGCATCTGCCCTTGCTTGGACACAGAGTAACCGCAGGAAATGGTACACTCCACATAGGTAGAGCCTTTTCCGCCTCCGCCAGATACACGTTAGAAGGATCCTGAAGCCTCTCATAGTTAACCACCACCGTAAAACCGAACACTCCTACCAAGCACACCACCACAACGAGCCAGAACACCTTGAGCGTAACACGCAAATCCGATCCCAACACGTAACGGACAATCGGGAACGAGCTGTGGCGAAGGTAGTCCTTAAGAATTCCATCGTCATCGTGTTCCGTTTGCCCGGTAGTTCGACGGCTTGCGCCTTTGATGTTTGGCTCCTTTTGCTGCAGTACAAACTTGTCTACCGTTTCCATCTGGGAAGGTTGGAAAAAATGATCTCCCCAGTCGTTGTTGAGCAGGACTGTGTAGACCGTGTGAGAGCTACGTGTGGTACACCGAACAACTGCCACCGGTGACacgatgatggatgaattcaTTTACTGCGCATTTCACTAGCTGTCAAAATAGCTCGATGGTTTCGAGCACACCCTAGTGTTGATGGCGATCCTTATCAGGACCTTGTATAGGTGCGTTGCTAGAGTTGTCACAGGAGTGTCCAATGCTAATGAGACACATAAAGTTAGCACGAGAATGTACGTAACGTgctaatgaaatggaaaatttgcatggaaaaaggaaatgagGTCTTATTTCTTCCTAGGCTCGTGTGCAAAAAATCATCTGATTCTTGCAAGCCACAACCTTCTCATCAGTTGAGTCCATGACCGTAAATCTAACCAGGGTAAGACGTCTCGGGCCACTGAATCATTAATAATTCGATCATCGATCCATTAATCAATGCTGACATCGAGCTGATTACCAATTTCTACCCTAATTCGTATCCAATCATTCGTTCGTAAAATCGAGCAACTGGGACGATGAAGAGTACAGTAGCCGCAGAAGTCATGGTCCTAgaaattgcataaaaataaGACATAAAAGCACTAGaataattttaagaaaatgttttctttccataCCGCATAAATGAGAATTCTACTGAACAAACGAATAATTTTTgctcaataaataataatcatcttTCGGGACTTTCGTATCGTTCCCGTATGAGCATAAAGTCACCCAATGAGCAATACTACTTGGCATCATTCCTCCATAGCCTTGTCTGTCTGCTCAGTAACACGATTTTTCTGGCTAGATGAGAAGATGATGAGGTTGTTGATGAAGTTGATTACCCACACTGCGGAACCATTTTCCACACACCATCACATTGGCTTGCTGTAGAAGTGGCCATTCGCAAGGAAAGAATTGCCGGTCCTTCTGATGAGATTTTCCGAATCGTTTTCACGATATTCACCAACCGCATAACAGTGCTGCCAACTTCATTTTGTGACCCCCGTGCCATTATAGACGAAAATGCAATTTCAGATACAAATGCCGTTCCCTTCATGTTGGCCTTCTTTTGCGTTCCCTGAGCAGTCCCGGGGACGGGGatgattttttcctttctctctctccctctataTTCCCCTGCTTATGTACATCCAAAAACCTCGGATAATGAAACGGTTCCAGAAGCTTTGCGTCATAAGTCGTGCgagaatttaatttctttaccGGGTGGTTATTGCGGTGTGGCGCTCTCGCACCCTCGAACGTACTCATTTGGGGGGTGTGGGAAGAGCGGCCGTTAATCCGGTGGGAAATTTCTTTGCAATTTGTTTAACGCACCGCACCGAGAATGGTTTGGGCTTGCTTCTTGGGTAGATTTACCACGCGGCCAGGAATAGGTCCGCCCACCCGTACAGGTGGCACCGTTGCTCTTCTTCCGTAATCTGCTTGCTTAGAGTTCCTCCCGCGCGTCTGCCTTCCTCGTTTTGTTCGCGGAAAGGCCCAAAAGCCATAATTAAAATGAGTCCCGCAATTCGTATGTGTGGAACGCTTCATTTGCACGATCTCATCTCACTGGGAAAGGGTTTCATGGGCAAAAGGATATGGAGCACCGGTGTAATACCGGCATCAAGAAGCGAGTTGACTTCCCATTCATC
This genomic window from Anopheles maculipalpis chromosome 2RL, idAnoMacuDA_375_x, whole genome shotgun sequence contains:
- the LOC126568193 gene encoding pickpocket protein 28-like — its product is METVDKFVLQQKEPNIKGASRRTTGQTEHDDDGILKDYLRHSSFPIVRYVLGSDLRVTLKVFWLVVVVCLVGVFGFTVVVNYERLQDPSNVYLAEAEKALPMWSVPFPAVTLCPSKGRCVSESLRLEQFCEMICWQDVCWNECDKLLDAVRTERGICYTFNAVAGERIFKANNLVNVKELSNASRPTENWDFLRGLQIITSVLVKQYPRAAQDMSGRYRLKITISNEQNETLSDCATPSLEAFVHSPIDFPYKPVNPTVIPLGSVVQLRVFPKLVRSQRYLRYFTSPTTGCTSQVQNPLKLFSIYTQSNCEMECHTQYFLDKRGCVLDHMPRSHAMNLCNSTTNFRPYDVLDKIVGGQLRAENIPRSQFFQRLCNCLPACVDFRYRAEASSYTVAVEPWSMDSNVTEGLTSQLVVEFAEDHFYPLVRSVRYSVLDFVGDFGGLIALFLGISIVSLVEVFFFCFLKPAVVR